Within Aspergillus oryzae RIB40 DNA, chromosome 2, the genomic segment TAGGTGGGTCAGATGAGGATTGGGAGAAGGCGGAGATCGTGGGTACGATGAAGGGTAAAATAGATGTGGTTTGGGCGGGCTCGTTGTTGCACTTTTGGGAGTATGAGGGGCAGCTACGCGGCGTGGAAAGGTTGATCGGGTTGACGAGGGGAGAGCCCGGGTCGATCGTCTGTGGACGGCAGATGGGGAGTACAGTGGCCGGGGTGTATGATTTGAATGGGTTGACGGATAAGACGATGTTACATTATAGGCATAATGTGGAGAGTTTGGTGGAGTTTTGGAAGGAGGTGGGTGTGAGGACGGGGAGTAAGTGGGAGGTACaggcggagttggagatcGGGGAAACGACAACTAATATGCGGGATAAGGCGAAGTTTATGGATGATAATACCAGAGTCATCTGGTGGTGTGCTACCAGGGTGGAGTGAGTTGACTTGTTAGGGAGTGTCAAGGTGGGAATAGGATTATTAGTATGAGGTATGAGTATGAACCGGGCAGGGAAATAATAGTAAGCAATATGGGTACTATTAGGGTATATGTTTCCACTGCCTGCCTGTACTTCttatgtactgtacagtatatacTACCGGATATCCACATCTATTTTCACCACGATCCCGTTGGCGGACACAAGAGCTCCGGCCCGTGCCCGATCTTCCGGGTCCTTCGAGGCACAGCTGGTGGTGAAGTGGCCCATATGCAGCTGctcggtgctgctgctggcctcctcctcgcgcCGCAGGCGTGCGGCCCGCGCCGCTCCCGTCGAGACGCGGCTGTGGTACGTATTCCCGCCCACGCCCCCCGCCGTCCAGCTCTTGGAGCTGCGAAACTTCTTGCTAAAAGCCACACGGAATCCCGAGGCAATGGGCACGGCGGTCGCGCACACGATGGCCATGTTGAGTTGGATCACGTCCAGCAGCTCGAAGGGCGCGGCGGCGTAGGTAAAGTCCGAGTGCAGGTTCGTCTCCTTGTAGAGAACGACCACGCGAGCGACAGCGGATACGATGGCGCTGTGGAGTAAGATTAGGTTATGGATATAAGGAGATTCAGGCAGAGAAGAGGGAATTTACATGAATCCGACCGAGAACACAATCATGAGCCCTGATTTGCGGGCGAGCGGCATCTGCAGAGTAGCGATGGTGGCAATGGGCAGGATCAAGATCGCGACATCAGAGACCAGGTCCAGAATCAGCGGCAGGCCGTCggcgatggtggtgttgtggCAGGTGCCGTGCATGGTCGACTGCGAGTCGAAGCGCTCCCAGTAGAAGCTGGGCGGCACGCACGAGAGCACGTATGTGATAGTCGAGCCAATGCCCCACAGAACAACATACACCATGTTAGTCCACCAGAAGATGCGCAGCCAGATCTGCGCTACGATGAACAGCCGGCGGTAGTACAGGAGCAGGGCAACCTTGGTGGCCAGCATCGAGGGCCCGTTGAAAGCGGCAGTGAGCCACACGCAGAGGAATATCCACTTCAACGCCTGTCGCGACGGATCTTCAGATTCAACGCGGAAGATGTGGTACCCTAGTCCATAGTGCACTGCGACTATAGTGGCGATGGAGACCACGTTGGCGAAGAGCTAAAggcagagaaggaggggTTAGTGAACGTAGCCGAGTTCGTGTATGCAG encodes:
- a CDS encoding uncharacterized protein (predicted protein), yielding MSSSSSAHFSTLTAAELVAWSQSLKPVVLGLCITMLALGNLGVILRIWAQWRIQKRPMQEDYWLVMAVLFANVVSIATIVAVHYGLGYHIFRVESEDPSRQALKWIFLCVWLTAAFNGPSMLATKVALLLYYRRLFIVAQIWLRIFWWTNMVYVVLWGIGSTITYVLSCVPPSFYWERFDSQSTMHGTCHNTTIADGLPLILDLVSDVAILILPIATIATLQMPLARKSGLMIVFSVGFIAIVSAVARVVVLYKETNLHSDFTYAAAPFELLDVIQLNMAIVCATAVPIASGFRVAFSKKFRSSKSWTAGGVGGNTYHSRVSTGAARAARLRREEEASSSTEQLHMGHFTTSCASKDPEDRARAGALVSANGIVVKIDVDIR